taaataaataaataaataaataaataaataaataaataaataaataaataaataagaacacTACTTGGAAGGATCACCACAAGCATAGCGTCCGTCTGCAACGGCATCTCTGTCGAAACAAAACACCCCAATAACTCCACATTTGATATCATTTCACCGCCAAACTTTTGGGAAACAAGCACAGAAATTAAAGAATGGCAACAGAGGCGTCGGCGGAGGCCATGGCAACAGAGGCGTCGGCGGAGGCCATGGCAACAGAGGCGTCGGCGGAGGCCATGGCAACCACGGCCGAGAAGTCTCCCATCACTTTGGAGCGCAAAGTTCGGAGCGATCTGGATACCAATCTCCCAAAGCCATGTGAGTCCAAAAAACGCAGCCCTGTGTTCGTTCTTCGGTTGAATCTCGCCGGAGAAAGACGGCGTCATGGtgtaatgttttgttttgttgttgttgcagATTTAGCGAGAGCTCTGGCGGCGCCGGATTCGGAAAACATCAATGGAACATGGAGCCACAAACACCATGGAATGTCTGTGCTTCAACAGCATGTTTCATTTTTCGATCAAGATGATGATGGCATTATCCGGCCATGGGACACGTATCGAGGTACGCTCATCGATGTTAGATGAACAAAactctctacaatagtatgatattgtctactttgagtcttcatgactttgctttcgGCTTCACAAAAGGCATCCAACGAtatgagactttcatccaacgaTAGAAACACATAATTCGTATAaattgttagaaatcacgactcttcacaatgatatgaaccTCCCAAGAGGCTTATAGACGCCCCCAAACAACTTCCCcttccccttaattgaggtttgattccttttttttggagtcctcgaacaaattaCCCCCTTTGTTCTATACTTGAGtcactcttttactacattttttaggCTCACAACCTTTTTTGTTCGAtgtttgaagattctattgacatgaataagttaagggcatgacatgactctccacaatgatacgatattgtctattttatgtataagctctcgtgactttattttttgtttttcctgaacatcaatggagatgtattctttacttataaatttatgatgatTTTCTTAATGAGCCAATGTGTGACTCAATCCTCGACATGaataatgtaatttttgtAGGATTTCGAGCTATGGGTTTCAATATGATTTTCTCGTTCCtctttatgatatttattcATGGAGCTCTCAGTTATGCGACTCTCTCGGTAATAATCGcatgtttaaattgatttgaatgattaaaaacatgttttaaattgattttgggTTCATTCAGAGTTGGATACCTTCTCTATTCTTCCCCATATATGTAAGAAACATCCATAGGGCAAAGCATGGAAGTGACTCAGGGACCTATGACACTGAAGGAAGGTGAGTTCTGCTTTCAAACTGCATTCTTTTTAtgaagttatttatttattttttctaattaagtagtcttgaatatatattaggtttaaaattttgaatttagttttcatCCCACAATGATAGTTGTAAggatatttcatatatttatattaatttatgcGTATATtactagaaaaataaatataactttCATAGATTGAGATAGAGATTGGACCAACACAAAATTTCGAGTTCGTTACGTTGGTGATCTTAACAATCCAAAgagagttcacaacccaacctatAGGTTGGGTTGCCGGGTtgttctttaatatatatataattactttttaaaaaattctatttatctACCGTACATATTACTATAAGTACAACTTAACACTAACATTGGTTgtaaatgtcaaatattcttaatcttcatcATAGTCTTAAAAGTATattaggttgggttaggttgcaACACTATTTTCGGGTTGTTAGGTTGTCCCAaccaaaaaatgtcaacaataTGCAAACCAACCCGAGTTTTTCaatttccaaaaaatttaacccaacttaaatcgaaaaaaatctaactcaacccaacttttataattagggtgttggatgaaagtctcatatcgtctaatttagggaatgatcatgggtttataatcaaataatattatctccattggtacaagaccttttggagaagcccaaaacaaagccattgtagagagtcgtgtttgtctaacatgATACCAGAGCcatgccaatagaatcctcaaatgtcgaacaaaggactccaaaagaaaaaaggagtcgagcctcgattaaggggagacgtactttgttcgaggggaggtgttggatgacaATCTCacctcggctaatttaggaaatgatcatgagtttataatcaattaatactatctccattggtgtgagatcttttggggaagctcaaaccACCAAAGCCATGAAatcttatgcttaaagtggacaatatcgtaccattgtggagagtcatgttaATCTAACATAAGGTTGGCTAGTCCAAATTAATCTAGAGTTATCAGGTCATATGAATACCCGTTCCCATTTCCAAAAGCCGAAATGGGGGCGGAGACAAAGAAAACATCCCTATTTCTACAACAATCTCTTAACCCCTTAGTCGAGAAAAGGTTaagaagagaataaataaCGATCGAGCAGGGCTTACAAATTAACGCGTGTTTATGCAGGTTCATTCCAGCACAGCTAGAGAACATATTCAGCAAATATGGTGTGACTCAGGCAGACAAGCTTAGCTTCAAAGAACTGTGGCACATGACCAACGCAAACCGTGATATTTTCGATTTCTTTGGCTGGTGCTCcctcttcttttatttatttatttatttattttttttgtttacaactGATGGAATATTATTAGAAGCTTGGTTTGTTTATgtagaattttaattaagaGTAGAGAGGCATTATTGGTTGCAGGGCCGCAAGCAAGTTGGAGTGGGGAGCTTTGTATGTTCTTGCTAAGGACGAAAATGGGTTCTTATCAAAGGAGGCTGTTAGGCGTTGCTTCGATGGCACCCTCTTTCCTTACTGTGCCAAAATGCATCAAGGTGGTGTCGATAAATTCGGCTAGACTTCGGATCGTTCTAGGGTAGAACATTTGTGGTTAAATAATGAAcccaattcaaaaaaaaattattattagattgagttgagttagataataattttttttgagtgGGTTTGTTTCGTTAGgataatttattcaaatttttatttttaataaaagtaaatggtTAGTTagtaaagtatttaaaaatttataaaaattaattttaaaaattgttggaggaaatataataaaaaaataattatgaaattaaataaagaataaaatagaTTTATGCCCATATACATTATATATTAAGCAAAACAATGTATTCTTTTCAATTaaccataaattttagttggttggatttaacaaatttagttGTAGAGGAATTCATGGAGATCGGATCAACTGTATATCTTAATGTATGTGACAGTTCACTATTAGAGCTTAGTTGGTTCTAATAATTCAATATAGTATAATAAATCATAATCTATAGGAGTGAATCTCTGCCTACTATTAAGATACTATGTAGACCTCTATTGTAACGACCTTAAATTTCTACATATTCAGAGTCACTACTAATGTCTTATGCTCTATTAAAATGcggaatataactcttaaaagaaaacctCTCTAGTATAAATGacgaaaacatttaaaacaatctctctctagaaaacacagccatggtcatttaaatatgagtcttaCCCTAtacacgtgccacagtctttGCTCACGATGTCGCCGTCCTCCGTATGTGCgccttacctttacctaaaaaatgatgtggcacacgacctgagtattttgaagaatactcagtaagtgccCCATTATAGGGggtcatgcaaatgcaaacacatgtaaTCATGCTCTTGGGACCTATTTCTATTCtctaggggtggcctccagtctcaaACTATTAtgaatgtgtagtacttccctacacacgacccacacgtgcgagtgtgaatcccgagggggctcgcacaccccctggaccctctctggtcaagctaCTTTGTAGGGATGTCTAGAGGTCAGGTCAGTGGAACCCCTTGGTGTCATGCTccccatgaacaccctcatcatcatactatGTGTCCGCACTCATCGTCTCTGGGAAAGtatccctatgcttatgaacatacaacatgtatgaggtccctctaattTCCATCCTATCATCTCTTTTGACACAACCCTTTAGTCTTAGTAGGAAGAtgtgaatttattttctaaaacacaagtcagatgtgtttgccACCTTTAAGAAGTGAAAACCTGAAGTTGAAAACCAGACTGGCTTGAAGACTTGAAGATCATATGCCTGAGGTCtaacaatggaggagagtatGACAAGTCAGAATTCAAAGCATTGTGTGCAactgagggaattagattaacgAGGATAGTTTCCGATAAAGCAAGACAAAATAGTGTTGCTGAAAGgatgaacaaaacattgaaTGAGCGGACAAGGAGTATGAAGATTCATTCTAAATTACTAGCGACATTTTGGGCTGATGCTGTAAATGTAGCAGTCTACTTAATCaatagagggccgtcagtGCCCTTGAAGTTCAAGTTGTTAGGAGAAgtatgaacaagaaaaaaactcagtgggagttgaggttgagttgcagaacaattcacatagtgatgttgtagcagatactcgaGAAACTTCTGAGATTGTCGCTGAGTAACCAGAggtggagcaagtgacacctgagcAGGTGTTGAGAGGATCATCTAGAACTATCAGAGTACCAAATAGGTATGTACCTTCATTCCACTATCTGTTATGGTTGATAAAGAAGAACCAGAGCTCTTTGAtgccctacagttggaggatacaaccaagtgggagcaagccatgaatgatgaaataaGTTGGATGTCTAGGCTTCAGAATTGTGTTGCTCATTCATCTACTAAGGTTGAGTACTTGACAATAGATGAAGCtgaaaaggagatgatatTGATGatagactatctagaagaattagacAAGAAGTAGCGCGAGAAGATTCTTCATATAGATAGTTAGAGACAAAACACATCAAAAGACGATACTATTTCACTCGTATGTTAGTAGAAGATGGTGATATGTTTGGAGAagtagagggtgcaaagaatccagcaaataTGTTACAAAATGTGTTGAAGTTGGAAAATTGAAGTTATGAGTATGGTGCAATGAAGACGTTAATAgttgtttgagaatgaaattcttggttgactggaAATTCAATAgttgtttgagaatgaaattcttggttgactggatTAATTTCCAAGTAGGAGAATTGTTGGGTCGTGGATCATGCCGCTTTAGCTTATTCAGTGTAAAATGCAGATAGAGATATAAATTGGTCATAGTTTCATGAGGCTATCCATTGGATCAAAGCGAGGATGCAATAAAGCAGATAAAAAAGTTAAGCGTGTGCGTAGAGAACTAAAGTCTGTCATAGCAATGCCCTCACCCTTGTCGTGTTGAGAGAAGAGatgataaatgataataaattaaaatgtgttCTATGTCGAggagttatatatatttatttttaatataatctatgtaattaattattcattttggtaaaagtttatttaattttattaaatttatttatatgagaataaatgttaaaattgattgctaaaaatttaaaatccgAAAATTTAAGACATAATGAaggaagaataaaataaaatttaatataattatattgacttaataaaaaatatttaataataactaattatctaaaatttaaaaatttaataaaattattgaaagtAATTTTGCtagctaaaaataaatattatttatttaattgaaatactAAATGCAATTATTTGATTCACAATCATTCCATTCtcaaatatcataaacaaaactttaaaccaaacaacttttcaaaagtaaaaaaaaaaaaaagtactttTGATCTATGGGCACGTGTGTCCCACACACCGACGAAATGTTGGAATTCGGTTGATTGGCAATTGATATCTTTTTGGTTGGGTGCGGAAAAAAAGGCATACTCCAAGATAGAGTTCCAAACCCAAAACCTTGATGGTTCACAAAACCTAATTGCACTTATATCATGTTAATGTGAGACCAAATATGGAAGAATTATACACATTCTACACAAtagatttaaatatatatatcagcAAGATTAAGggagaaaaaacaataataatcgCTTACATTCAAGTTTGTGCTTAACACTTAGAACATTTATAATCCTTAATAACTTCACTCACTACCAAACCACCCAAATTCTTTGATAGTTTCCTTGAATCATTAGTGTTTCTAGCTACAACTTGGCGTAAAAATTGCTCTTTCTTGTAAAGATTTTGCAATACCACATCTCAGATCCcttagattatttatttaatcttttttttttttttttttNTTTTTTTTGGCAAAATATGCTTTTGGTCCCTATATTAAAACTAGACATGGAAAAAAGATTCTAcaccaccaaaaaaaaaaaaaccattaaaacattaattattgatGAAGAGAATGCAATGTACCTATGGAAGTGCTTTCTTGTGTTTCTTCTTTGCATCTCGACAAAATGCACTTCCACAACAGCACTTAAAGGCCTTCACAGGATGATCTTTATCATCAAAGTCAATTGCATAGTCCTGTAGATACTCAAAAATTAAACGTACAACTTCAAgtacaattaaaaatataagagtGAAGTACTAAGCTCCATCTATTCCTAGTTTCAGAGCCTAAATTGGCACCGATGTCATAGTAAAGTACAACGTAACTAGACCAGATTACATCCATCTGACATAATTGTTCGAATATTCAAATCAATGTACTTTTCTAACTAATACTCCAGCATAATTCTTTGGCTAAAAGGcacaaaattaatagaaacctataaaaataaattacgaacaaatttgatatactattgaaagttaaaaaatctACTAGATATCTTTTAAGAAAAACTTACTAGCTATTAAACATAGCTTTGAATGTTTAGAAACGAAACTTGTAAATTCACCCTAAAAAATTCAGAATAGAATTTAGTTTGTTATTCAAGTATACCTACCCATGTTAGCTCTTCCAAAGCTTTGACTTCCCTGCTAGTAAAAAAAGCAAGCTGCACGTACCGGATACGCAATGAAATTAGACGAACTTCTTTagctaaaatataaaatacttcCATTTTCCAGTAAAAGAGGCAGAATAATATTCTACTTTTTCCTGTAGACAGTGACATCTAGTGAGTTGAGAACAGTTACAAGTTTATCGAGATTCATACATGATAGTAGTGGCGATCAGGGGTTTCGACTTCAACAGGAATGTCAATCAAATTTGCATCGGAACatctaagaaaaaaagaacaaattgtAAACAAGTTAGGAAAGTGTATTAGAGGGATTAATAAGTTGtaacataatttatttatataacgTACAATAATGTCATAGAAAAACACAATAACCTCAGTAAAACCAAATTCTTCAATCTACGGAGTTTCAtgatgatttataaaattCTTCATTCGGTACTTAGCACAATCACAGCTCAGCTCAATTAACAGATTATCTTGTCTAAGGAAAGGAAAATGCCTGTGGAATATAGAATAGTAAAAGGTTTTGATGTTCCCAAGAAAGAGCTAACTCAGACCCAATTTCGGTCCACTGGATATTTACAAAGCGCACACCGTTGAAGTTGATACCTATAGAACTACATGCTACGTAGTCCCAAGGTGGCCGGGGAAAACTAagtgaagaaagaacaaagtgGAACAATTACGAGTGGGAGCTGTATGCTTTGGTCAAAGCACTCAGAAAGTGTTACACTGTTTAATTGACAAGGAATTTCTGTAACCCCTGATCATGAAGCCTAAGAATATATCAATTCTGAGGAACATTTGAGTAAAACACTAAGCACGTTGAACATTTCTATtcagaaaatttcaaaaacaaagtAACAATTCAGACaaaaattgattgattaatCGGAATAGTACAGCTGTGAATATTACCTACACTTGTAAGTCGAAGACTTAACCAATCAATAACAGCTCATCAACTAACATTACATACTAATAACAATATAATCCTCTAATAGTAATAATGTAGTAGAAGACCACATTATGCAGGGGAATTAAAAAATCACCTTTAGCTATCTTACAAACTGAAAAGGCAGCGTTTGACAGCCAATAGTACAGATGTGGGAGAACATATTGTTGACAGCAGTTTTCATAAAGCCCTTAAACTCGTATTCCACAAGTTTTTGTGTGGGAACAGCTTATTAATAAAGATCTATATTATGGAAAAGTTGTCGGGATTCTGGATCCAAAACAAGACTTTAGAGCCATTAGACCCCAGAGGATAGAGGATAATGTCGAGATATTGGTTTGACAGTTGCGACACTGGTATAAAGGCAAAAGAAAAGGCCAACTTAGAGTCAATTCTATGCTTATTCATCAATGATCAACTTCCTGTTGTAGTACCCTATCCCTAGGGGAAATCGAATCCCCCTTGCCTCCTTGAAAGAGAGATGTCCTGAAGCACTATGACTGCCATCATACTATGATTATAGTCTGAATAGTTTTTTCAAATTgtcattataattataatgaaCTAATATGATACCTACCGTTCAAAgggttttttctctttttttattccttaaaacttttatatttgGGATTTATATTTACGAATCGTTCATTCTAATCACCTTTCCAATATAATTCTATCTAGAAATTCTTTTGTCTCAACGCTACCCACAGCATCCCAACATTACTAAAACATCCAAAAGAAGGATAAAGACAAATATCGATGTGAAGATGCTACAACATTGTATCATCACAATGTCATAAGCAGCAATGTGACGTTGCAACATCGTATCGTCACAATTTCTTTATATGTTTTCAACAGGTTTCTTCAAAAGTGGGggtttcgtttttttttttggtcgtAGAGACTCATAAGGCAAAATGTTCTAGGCTATTGTCATAGATACAGAGATTTTTGAGAGCATTGAAAAGTCATATTGATTTGGGGGTATTGTCATTGTAGTATACATACTGAGAATCAGTCTTGAGCTTTTGTGAGAATCCCAAAGTAATCTTTACCTTTTTAATGAAACCTGAAATTGCAGAATATTGGACATAGTTCTAAGTTTGGAGTATAATAGGATAAATTCTCAAGTGCCATTCTTATCCTTATCTTGTCtccctttatttaattatctgTGATTTGTTTTACCCTATGTGGAAGGAGAATTTCTAGATCCAGATGCAATGAAGGACTGAAAGCATTTGATAAATACCTTGTGTGTTAGTTCTAGTCTCATAACTTAACACACAATAAACTTCCATTCTCAGTTAAGGAAATGTGTACAACTAAAATAACGTGCATGCAATACTTGCATACCTGTGGTTAATAAATCTTGCAACATTTCCATAATACGTTGCATCCAAACAAAGTAGCTCATCATCCTCTAGAACTCCCTCTGAGCCCCAGTCTGCATCAAGAGTTACAGGATACGTATGCCTCTCATTACCAGTGCTTTGCATATTTCGATCATACAACTCTGTATTTGTCAATACTTCACCAACGTACTCGCAGACAAAAGACCCTTTTGGCAAGTTCTTTAGTGTTCTGAGGCCCCATCCTTTTCCTTCACAAGTGAAGTAGACCTGAAACACGGAGGTCAAGTATGTATCTTAACTAAATGAAGTCATAACATGAAATCTGGCTTAAAGTTACCAAGTCAAACAAGTATCCGTTTCCTTTATATTGTCACATTACATCATGAATGTTTTAGTTTAAAAGATTCAccatgaatttgaaaaatgtaattgaactattcaaaaaagaagaacTAGTTAAACAGTTTCCACGTTCATTTGTCTGACTTGATActcaaataaacaaacaaaaagctCTGTTGAAGATTGAAACAACCAAACATTTCCAATTATTCTTCTAGGATCTTATGAATACTTTTTGGAAAGCAAGGACCACCAGGCCAATATACTCCCTGATAACCAATAGTGTAGTAGAATTGTGAAGGGGGGAAAGTGAAAAGAACTTCACATAAACTCTCAcctacaatttcttttttctctttttcctttggtGCATGGTCATTGATGTAATCGAAAAAGATGGTCAATTACATTTTTGTTGATGACAATACCCATCTATCTTATGTTTATTTGATGGCACAAAAGTCTGAGGTGAGAAATCTATTTATACAATTTGCATTTTGACAATGGAACGGAgtattttaatgaatatttgggtgatttctaaaaaagaaaggtattTTTCATCAACTTACTTGTTGTAACgtgcctcaacaaaatgggaCTGCTGAAAAAAAACCCAGACATTTACTTGAAGTAGCTATGTTTTCCATGCATgttcaaaaatgttttttgGTGGGAGGATGGGAAACTTACTTCTGCCTATCTCATAAATAAAATGCCTACCAAAGTTTGGAATTTCAAAACCCTTATAATTATCTTAAACAATATTTCCAACAACTCGCATAAGTTTTGATTTAtgtatcaaattttttatactaCTACTTATGCTCGTATACCTAGTTACTTTTAGTCAAAACTTGACCATAGAGCCCTCAAATGTGTTTTCTTGTCGTATTCTTCTTGTAAAAAtggttataaatattttattttcttttttgatgtCCCAGGAAAAATTAGTTCTTGGATTGACTTAGATTCTGAAGATGAGATTTTACGAATTGATTCTGANGGATCTCTGTTGGAAAACCATCTAAACCTTCCCAAGATTCTCTTCAAGGGAGAATTCAGTAGTAGGAGAAAATTTTCGGGACGTTTCTGTTCCACttccaaatattatatgttttaactTTTACAAGTCCTTTAATGGTAAGCTTAGAAATAGAAAGTTCTTAATCAAGGGCAGAGAAATACTACAGAATGATTCTGATAATCAAGTTCGAAAGTTGGAAGTTTTATGCTCGAAGAACAGTCCAAAGGAACAAAGACCAAATACAACATCCTTCACAAAACCAATCTGAAACTTCGACTGATGAACATGTAAAGTCTAACAACCCTTCTTATATTCCTACTTCAACTATTGTATCATCTTCTATTCCTAGTTCTTCAACTATTATATCTGATTTTGATGTTCCTATAGCTGTTAGAAAAGGCATTGAAGTTGCACCTAACCTTTCAAACCCGTTATAAAACATTCTCATCCAGGATAAATACCTTGTTTGTTCCAAGGCAAACAGAAAAAGCCTTAGAGATTCCAAATTGGAAATTGGCAATCATGGAGGAGATAAATGCTCTAAAACAAAAAGGTACTTGAGAAATAATAGATTTTCCAAATGATAAAAGACCAGTAAGGTATAAATGGGTTTTAATGATTCCCACAAAATGTAATGCAGATCATAGTATTGAGTGTTATAAAGCCGGATTGATAGCTAAAGACTTCATTCAGACCTTTAGAATTGATTGGTAGGAGTCATTTGCTCATGTTGCTAATATTAACTCTATTGAAGGTCTTTTATCTCTTGTAGTAAATTTAGAT
The nucleotide sequence above comes from Cucurbita pepo subsp. pepo cultivar mu-cu-16 chromosome LG11, ASM280686v2, whole genome shotgun sequence. Encoded proteins:
- the LOC111805861 gene encoding probable peroxygenase 3 isoform X1 translates to MATEASAEAMATTAEKSPITLERKVRSDLDTNLPKPYLARALAAPDSENINGTWSHKHHGMSVLQQHVSFFDQDDDGIIRPWDTYRGFRAMGFNMIFSFLFMIFIHGALSYATLSSWIPSLFFPIYVRNIHRAKHGSDSGTYDTEGRFIPAQLENIFSKYGVTQADKLSFKELWHMTNANRDIFDFFGWAASKLEWGALYVLAKDENGFLSKEAVRRCFDGTLFPYCAKMHQGGVDKFG
- the LOC111805861 gene encoding probable peroxygenase 3 isoform X2; translation: MATEASAEAMATTAEKSPITLERKVRSDLDTNLPKPYLARALAAPDSENINGTWSHKHHGMSVLQQHVSFFDQDDDGIIRPWDTYRGFRAMGFNMIFSFLFMIFIHGALSYATLSSWIPSLFFPIYVRNIHRAKHGSDSGTYDTEGRFIPAQLENIFSKYGVTQADKLSFKELWHMTNANRDIFDFFGWAASKLEWGALYVLAKDENGFLSKEAVRRCFDGTLFPYCAKMHQGGVDKFG